The Bacteroidota bacterium region ATTAATTAATTACAAAATGACAAAGGCAGACATCATTAACGAGATTTCTGAGAAGACAGGAATTGAGAAATTACAGGTTCAAACTGTTGTTGAATCTATGATGAAATCGATAAAAGATTCATTAGTAACCGGCAAAAACGTTTATTTAAGAGGCTTTGGCAGCTTTATCGTAAAAAAACGTGCAGAAAAAACTGGCAGAAATATTTCTAAGAACACCGCTATTATTATTCCTGCACACTTCATTCCGGCATTTAAACCGGCTAAAATTTTTACTGATAAAGTAAAAAATAATGTAAAAGTAGCAGAAGACAACTAATGCGAATTGGATCTGGTTTATTTTGGTTGGTTATTGCACTAGCCTTACTTTTTATTGCACTTTACTTTGCCAACACTAAACCTTCTTTAAAAAAGGTAGAAGATTCTCATGACCATACCACTACCTCCGATTTTTCTCTAAACTTCGATTCAATAATTAAAGCTTCGGTCGCAGTTCTATCTGCAGCCGAAAAAGAAAAAATAGGTGCGTTTTCTAAAAATGTGGAGGCAAATCAAGCCAACTACGATTCGCTAATTGCATTTTGGGATGCTAAAAAAATGCCGGTAATTGCATCGTACTACACCGAACAGCTTGCCAATAAAAAAAACACATCGGGCTACTACACTACTTCCGGACTTCGGTATTACCGTGCAGTAGGTTTTGCTAAAGAAGATATGCGCCCTGCTTTATATAGCAGCGCAATACGTATATTAAACAAAGCAATTGAACTAAATCCCAATAATTTAGAAGCCAAAACCGGATTGGGAGTATGTTACGTAGAAAGCACCCCTGAACCAATGAAAGGTATTACCCTTTTAAGAGAAGTTGTGCAACAAGATTCTACTTTTATTGACGCACACATTAATTTGGGGCTATTTGCCGTAAAATCAGGCCAGTTTGACAAGGCAATAGACCGATTTAACAAAGTGCTAAAAATAAATGCTGAATATTTAGAAGCTTATTTATATCTTGCGGACTGCTACGAGCAGGTTGGTAATAAAAAAGAAGCTATATTTGCGCTCGAAAATTATAAAAACAGAGTAAACGACATTACTATAAAAAACGAAATTGAAAATTATATTAACAAATTAAAAAACAGTTAGATTATGCCAAGCGGTAAAAAAAGAAAAAGACATAAAATGGCTACCCACAAACGCAAAAAACGTTTGAGAAAAAACCGACATAAAAAGAAATAGGTAGCAATCATTCTATAGCACTTTAGAGTATTTTTCTCTAAAGTGCTATATTCAACTTAATCCTTAACTTTTGTTTATTAACTACATGCCGAAAGCACTGTAGTTATTGTTATTTGTTTACATTGAGCATTGTATGCTCTTTGGCTAAACCTGTGTGCGCTGCGGTTAAACAGGCTTAGCTTTTATAAAAG contains the following coding sequences:
- a CDS encoding integration host factor subunit beta, whose protein sequence is MTKADIINEISEKTGIEKLQVQTVVESMMKSIKDSLVTGKNVYLRGFGSFIVKKRAEKTGRNISKNTAIIIPAHFIPAFKPAKIFTDKVKNNVKVAEDN
- a CDS encoding tetratricopeptide repeat protein, whose product is MRIGSGLFWLVIALALLFIALYFANTKPSLKKVEDSHDHTTTSDFSLNFDSIIKASVAVLSAAEKEKIGAFSKNVEANQANYDSLIAFWDAKKMPVIASYYTEQLANKKNTSGYYTTSGLRYYRAVGFAKEDMRPALYSSAIRILNKAIELNPNNLEAKTGLGVCYVESTPEPMKGITLLREVVQQDSTFIDAHINLGLFAVKSGQFDKAIDRFNKVLKINAEYLEAYLYLADCYEQVGNKKEAIFALENYKNRVNDITIKNEIENYINKLKNS